One region of Nitrospirota bacterium genomic DNA includes:
- a CDS encoding 4Fe-4S dicluster domain-containing protein, which yields MKRVYPKEEVCMACRLCEIACIVEHSEYKDIFWAFRSEKPRQLPKTKVEELGPLSFSANCRHCKEPACIEACITGALYRTDEEHPVLIDKDRCVACWMCIMACPYGSINRDERNGTRHSTKCDLCPDKEIPACVKACPNRALIYEER from the coding sequence ATGAAGAGGGTCTATCCTAAAGAAGAGGTATGCATGGCTTGCAGGCTCTGCGAGATAGCCTGTATAGTAGAGCACTCTGAATATAAAGATATATTCTGGGCATTCAGGTCAGAAAAGCCAAGACAACTTCCAAAGACTAAGGTAGAGGAGCTCGGCCCATTATCATTTTCTGCTAATTGCCGACATTGTAAAGAGCCGGCGTGTATTGAGGCATGTATAACAGGTGCCTTATACAGGACAGATGAAGAGCATCCTGTTCTTATTGATAAAGATCGCTGTGTCGCATGCTGGATGTGTATTATGGCATGCCCCTATGGCTCAATAAACAGAGATGAACGAAATGGGACGAGGCATTCAACAAAATGTGATTTATGCCCTGATAAGGAAATCCCCGCCTGCGTTAAGGCATGTCCTAATAGGGCACTGATATACGAAGAAAGGTAA
- a CDS encoding glutamine amidotransferase family protein codes for METTRKLYTRVPEKIGSPYGRKEISGCGLTGIININGKPLSGEIVRCSIACQHERGNGLGGGFAAYGIYPKYKDYYALHIMYDNEGAKKSTEDYLDYHLNVENGEEIPHRKNQNIADPPILWRYFVKMRTDRGNTDIAEDDVIVNTVMHVNGDIPGAYVFSSGKNMGVFKGVGYPEEIADFFMVESYEGYIWTAHNRFPTNTPGWWGGAHPFTLLDWSIVHNGEISSYGINKRYLEMYGYKLTLLTDTEVVAYLLDLFIRKQGLRPEIACMILAAPFWKRIDILSEREKRLITALRMVYGSGLLNGPFAFIFAYSRGLIGMNDRIKLRPLVAAVKGEMAYMASEESAIMEICPEPERIWAPRAGDPVIVNLNNGVNP; via the coding sequence ATGGAGACAACCCGAAAACTATATACACGAGTACCAGAGAAGATAGGTAGCCCTTATGGCAGGAAGGAAATCTCTGGTTGCGGGCTTACGGGTATCATCAATATAAATGGAAAACCCCTAAGCGGGGAAATAGTAAGATGCTCTATTGCCTGTCAGCATGAGAGGGGAAATGGGCTTGGTGGTGGATTTGCCGCTTACGGCATCTACCCCAAGTATAAAGATTACTACGCCCTGCATATCATGTATGATAACGAGGGGGCAAAAAAATCTACCGAAGACTATCTCGATTATCATCTCAATGTAGAAAATGGAGAGGAAATACCGCATAGGAAGAACCAAAACATAGCAGATCCACCCATCCTCTGGCGATACTTTGTCAAGATGAGAACTGATAGAGGAAATACAGACATCGCAGAAGATGATGTGATAGTAAATACAGTGATGCATGTAAATGGAGATATTCCAGGGGCTTATGTCTTCTCAAGCGGCAAAAACATGGGGGTCTTTAAGGGGGTGGGCTATCCTGAAGAGATTGCTGATTTCTTTATGGTAGAGAGTTATGAAGGATATATATGGACTGCTCATAACAGATTCCCAACGAACACGCCTGGCTGGTGGGGTGGGGCACACCCGTTTACTCTACTTGACTGGTCCATTGTCCATAATGGAGAGATATCGTCTTATGGAATAAACAAGAGGTATCTTGAAATGTATGGCTACAAACTTACGCTCCTTACAGACACAGAGGTTGTAGCCTATCTCCTTGACCTGTTTATAAGGAAACAGGGATTAAGACCAGAGATTGCCTGCATGATATTAGCTGCTCCATTCTGGAAAAGGATAGATATTCTTTCTGAGAGAGAAAAGAGGCTTATCACAGCACTGAGGATGGTATATGGAAGTGGACTTCTCAATGGACCATTTGCATTTATATTCGCCTACAGCAGAGGGCTTATAGGAATGAACGATAGAATAAAACTCAGACCACTTGTTGCGGCTGTAAAAGGAGAGATGGCTTATATGGCATCCGAGGAATCTGCAATCATGGAAATATGTCCTGAGCCTGAAAGGATATGGGCGCCAAGGGCAGGAGACCCTGTGATAGTAAATCTCAATAACGGAGTAAATCCATGA
- a CDS encoding FAD-dependent oxidoreductase, translated as MKMQSERLASEYKTKRIPYISKQSFKYIIIGNSAAGIAAVESIRDIDQSGEITVFSKENYLAYSRPLIAEFISDRVTEKRMAYRYEDFYKLHRVNLHLGIKVTKIAPENKTIITDKKRSFSYDKLLIATGGTPIIPQVVGLDKKGVHTLITWDDAKGIKKDIKGKKEAVIIGGGLIGMKAAECVHDAGIKVTIVELADHILCTILDDYGSTIFEHHLESKGINLIMGNTVAEVSGKDRVRSVVLKDGTRLKCDLLIVAIGVKPNTEIIKGSGINTNKGILIDRRMQTSVEDIYASGDVAEGYDMLINDRRVLALWPVAYRHGMIAGMNMAGSKREYEGGFPMSSLTVFDLSTISVGLFNPADKENYQTFTNTDGKVYKKMVFKGDVLVGAILVNAIDRAGIYTGLIREQMPVDDKEMLIEDSFSLASLSEEWRKAKFTLPV; from the coding sequence ATGAAAATGCAAAGCGAGCGGTTAGCAAGCGAATATAAGACAAAGAGAATTCCTTACATTTCGAAGCAAAGCTTCAAATACATTATAATCGGGAATTCTGCCGCTGGAATAGCGGCTGTTGAGTCTATAAGGGATATAGACCAATCAGGAGAGATCACCGTTTTCTCCAAAGAAAACTATCTTGCCTATTCCCGCCCCCTTATTGCAGAGTTCATATCTGACAGGGTAACAGAAAAAAGGATGGCTTATAGATATGAGGATTTTTATAAACTCCATAGAGTTAATCTGCATCTTGGCATAAAGGTAACAAAGATTGCTCCTGAGAATAAGACTATTATTACTGATAAGAAAAGAAGCTTTTCTTACGATAAACTTTTAATCGCAACTGGTGGAACACCGATAATCCCTCAGGTGGTAGGATTAGATAAAAAGGGTGTCCATACACTCATTACATGGGACGATGCAAAAGGGATAAAGAAGGATATTAAAGGTAAAAAGGAGGCAGTAATAATTGGTGGTGGACTCATAGGTATGAAGGCAGCAGAATGCGTGCATGATGCAGGGATTAAGGTCACTATTGTCGAACTTGCCGACCATATACTCTGCACTATACTTGATGATTATGGCTCAACGATATTCGAGCATCATCTCGAAAGTAAAGGTATCAACCTCATAATGGGAAACACAGTGGCAGAGGTCTCAGGGAAAGATAGAGTGAGATCTGTTGTGCTTAAAGATGGCACAAGGCTCAAATGTGACCTCTTGATTGTCGCTATAGGAGTAAAACCAAATACAGAGATTATAAAGGGAAGCGGTATTAACACAAATAAAGGCATACTGATAGACAGAAGGATGCAGACCAGTGTTGAAGATATCTACGCTTCAGGAGATGTCGCTGAAGGTTATGATATGCTTATCAATGATAGAAGGGTGCTTGCACTCTGGCCTGTAGCATACAGACATGGTATGATTGCAGGAATGAATATGGCAGGGAGCAAAAGGGAATACGAGGGTGGCTTTCCGATGAGTTCCCTTACCGTTTTTGATCTGAGCACTATAAGCGTTGGTCTATTTAATCCTGCAGACAAAGAGAATTACCAGACATTTACCAATACCGATGGTAAGGTCTACAAAAAGATGGTCTTTAAAGGTGATGTCCTTGTTGGGGCTATTCTGGTAAATGCGATAGACAGGGCTGGTATCTATACAGGACTTATAAGGGAACAGATGCCTGTAGATGATAAAGAGATGTTAATCGAAGATAGTTTTAGTCTCGCTTCACTCAGTGAGGAGTGGAGAAAGGCGAAGTTTACGCTTCCTGTCTAA
- a CDS encoding glutamate synthase-related protein produces MAVGDTRSSNFFDFIVDRDTERCIECLVCIQQCPYDANIHRTVEPKGVVSDFAKCTGCHRCEAICPTGCITIRRNPSQFREHDIWTDWHIKNLYKQTATGGVLLTGSGNDYEYPIYWDHILLDACQVTNPSIDPLREPMELRTYLGSKPDKLEFEEKEGKIELKTELAPQLVLEVPVLFSAMSYGAINLNLCEALARTAEAMGTLYNTGEGGLHKRLYRYGKNTIVQVASGRFGVDIDYLSVAAAAEIKIGQGAKPGIGGHLPGEKVGEDVSKTRMIPIGTDALSPAPQHDIYSIEDLKQLIFAIKEATNYEKPVSVKIAAVHNSAAIASGIVRAGADIVAIDGFRGGTGAAPTMIRNNVGIPIELALASVDQRLRDEGIRSHASIIAAGGFRNSADVVKAIALGADAVYIATPALIAVGCTMCQKCYTGKCPWGITTNDPYLAKRLNPDIATEQLINLLRAWSREIKEFMGAMGINAIESLRGNRERLRGVNLTERELGILGIKHAGESW; encoded by the coding sequence ATGGCAGTAGGAGATACGAGAAGTAGTAACTTTTTTGATTTTATAGTTGATAGAGACACAGAGCGCTGTATTGAATGCCTTGTATGCATCCAGCAGTGTCCTTATGATGCAAATATCCATAGGACAGTAGAGCCTAAGGGTGTTGTGAGCGACTTCGCAAAATGCACAGGATGTCATCGCTGTGAGGCGATATGTCCTACAGGATGCATAACAATAAGGAGGAATCCAAGCCAGTTCAGAGAACATGACATCTGGACAGACTGGCACATAAAGAACCTCTACAAACAGACAGCCACAGGAGGTGTTCTACTAACAGGCTCTGGAAATGACTACGAGTATCCTATTTACTGGGACCATATCCTACTTGATGCCTGTCAGGTTACAAATCCCTCTATAGACCCCCTTAGAGAGCCGATGGAACTCCGCACATATCTCGGAAGTAAACCAGATAAACTTGAATTTGAAGAGAAAGAAGGAAAGATAGAATTAAAGACAGAACTCGCACCACAACTTGTCCTTGAGGTCCCTGTGCTGTTTTCAGCCATGTCCTATGGCGCTATTAACCTGAATCTATGCGAGGCACTGGCAAGGACAGCAGAGGCGATGGGAACACTCTACAATACTGGAGAGGGTGGGCTCCATAAAAGGCTCTATAGATACGGGAAAAACACAATAGTTCAGGTGGCGTCAGGTAGATTTGGTGTTGATATAGATTATTTGAGTGTGGCTGCTGCCGCTGAGATAAAGATAGGACAGGGTGCAAAGCCTGGTATAGGAGGACATCTTCCAGGAGAAAAGGTAGGTGAAGATGTATCAAAGACGAGGATGATACCTATCGGGACAGATGCACTCTCCCCTGCCCCTCAGCACGATATCTATTCTATCGAAGATCTAAAACAACTGATTTTTGCAATAAAAGAGGCGACAAATTATGAAAAACCTGTGTCTGTAAAGATAGCTGCAGTTCATAATTCAGCAGCCATTGCAAGTGGTATAGTAAGGGCAGGAGCTGATATTGTAGCGATAGACGGATTCAGAGGAGGAACAGGTGCAGCTCCTACAATGATCCGAAACAATGTAGGCATACCTATTGAGTTAGCGCTTGCATCTGTTGACCAGAGATTGAGGGATGAAGGAATCAGAAGTCATGCATCTATCATTGCTGCTGGTGGTTTCAGAAACAGCGCAGATGTCGTAAAGGCTATCGCACTCGGTGCAGATGCAGTGTATATAGCAACCCCTGCCTTGATAGCAGTTGGATGCACAATGTGTCAGAAATGCTATACAGGTAAATGCCCGTGGGGTATTACAACAAATGACCCTTATCTCGCAAAGAGGCTCAACCCTGATATTGCTACAGAACAACTCATTAACCTTCTCAGGGCATGGTCAAGAGAGATAAAGGAATTCATGGGTGCTATGGGTATCAATGCAATAGAGAGCCTCAGGGGCAATAGAGAAAGATTAAGGGGTGTTAATCTCACTGAGAGGGAATTGGGTATCCTCGGAATAAAGCATGCAGGGGAGAGCTGGTAA